One genomic window of Miscanthus floridulus cultivar M001 unplaced genomic scaffold, ASM1932011v1 fs_742_7_8, whole genome shotgun sequence includes the following:
- the LOC136532948 gene encoding uncharacterized protein — protein sequence MDGGSGLNILYTETLDAIGIDRSCVRSTRAPFHSIMLGKQAMPLGKNDLPVTFGNPINYRMETLTFKVVGFHGTYHVILRWPCAYECEVECCEHAAAIIASTELEAIWERTAEEPLDSKWLAGSFEPAEDDKEIPVDPSSPDGKVL from the exons atggacggtggcagcggcctcaacatcctatacaccGAGACGCTCGACGCCATTGGCATTGACCGATCGTGCGTCCGATCAACCAGGGCACCCTTCCATAGCATCATGCtggggaagcaggccatgccgctCGGGAAGAAtgatctgcccgtcacttttgggaaTCCAATCAACtacaggatggagacccttacgttcaaagtggttgggttccatgggaCATACCACGTGATCCTCAGGTGGCCAT gtgcctacgagtgcgaggtggAGTGCTGCGAGCACGCCGCTGCAATCATCGCCTCCACCGAGCTTGAGGCAATCTGGGAGAGGACCGCTGAGGAGCCCTTGGACTCCAAGTGGTTGGCTGGGTCCTTTGAGCCTGCTGAAGATGACAAGGAGATCCCCGTGGACCCTAGCAGCCCTGACGGCAAGGTGCTCTAG